A window from candidate division WOR-3 bacterium encodes these proteins:
- a CDS encoding metallophosphoesterase codes for MKKFVIISDTHIPKRAKELPKEVLKEIEKSEGVIHAGDFVSEEFYRFLEKNFLLHAVFGNMDEPSLFKILPEKKIFEIENLKVGLYHGTGAPFGIEKRVLKKFEGDNVDLIIFGHSHRVFNKKMGDIHLFNPGSVCDKFFSFVNTYGIIEVEEKKFDIKLIKL; via the coding sequence GTGAAGAAATTTGTTATAATTTCAGATACTCATATACCTAAGAGAGCAAAGGAATTGCCAAAAGAGGTTTTAAAAGAAATTGAAAAAAGTGAAGGGGTTATTCATGCAGGAGATTTTGTTTCTGAAGAATTTTATAGGTTTCTCGAAAAAAATTTTTTACTTCATGCAGTTTTTGGAAACATGGATGAGCCTTCTTTATTTAAAATTTTGCCTGAGAAAAAAATTTTTGAAATTGAAAACTTAAAGGTGGGGCTTTATCACGGCACAGGTGCACCTTTTGGAATAGAAAAAAGAGTTTTAAAAAAGTTTGAGGGGGATAATGTTGACCTTATTATATTCGGACACTCTCACAGGGTTTTTAATAAAAAAATGGGAGATATTCATCTTTTTAACCCGGGTTCAGTTTGTGATAAATTTTTTTCTTTTGTAAATACATATGGTATAATTGAGGTTGAAGAAAAAAAATTTGATATAAAGTTAATAAAGCTCTAA